Proteins encoded within one genomic window of Desulfonatronospira thiodismutans ASO3-1:
- the ligA gene encoding NAD-dependent DNA ligase LigA yields the protein MNQHQEHIEHRAEELRREINLHNYYYYVLDDPLISDVEYDRMLAELKDLEEKHPGLKHSGSPTMKVGAPPAGQFEHREHSLPMYSLDNSFSLEEVREFVQRIKKQIPDADPYFWAEPKLDGLAVEIIYENGLFVAASTRGDGYVGEDVTDNIRTIRNLPLTLFYTEFFPEYLEVRGEVVIPRQEFTRLNEDKARKGEKVFANPRNAAAGSVRQLDSRITASRPVYFFSYGTGISRFKSGAGWQSQEEIARGLNALGLPVVPGGRICRDPAEVEECYREQLDRREQSDFEIDGLVIKVNDIGLQQRLGFTSRAPRWAMAVKFPALQGRTKLKDIQVQVGRTGVLTPVAILEPLNLGGVVVSRASLHNENEIRAKDLKVGDTVLVQRAGDVIPEVVRPETRERDGTQKEFVFPEKCPACQSPVARIDDEAAIRCLNMSCPARLEQQLIYFAGKQGLDIEGLGRQWIKVLVKKGLLCSPADIFRLSLDDLLPLDKMGRKLAQNMLDSIRLAAQKATLPRLIAALGIRHVGVETAKRLAANYKDLDELAAAEKNSLQMIEDIGPEVASSIAGFFANPQNRKLLEEFKEIGLWPEHAAAAGEDLPLKGKKLVFTGGMHNLSRDRAREIVEKLGGKVSGSVSGNTDMVIAGDNPGSKLSKARELGLDILSEQEFLDLIENWSASA from the coding sequence ATGAATCAGCATCAGGAACATATTGAGCACAGGGCGGAGGAGCTTCGCCGGGAAATCAACCTGCATAATTATTATTATTATGTCCTGGATGATCCGCTGATAAGCGACGTCGAATATGACCGGATGCTGGCGGAGCTGAAAGACCTGGAAGAAAAGCATCCCGGGCTTAAGCATTCCGGATCGCCCACCATGAAAGTCGGTGCCCCGCCGGCAGGGCAGTTCGAACACAGGGAGCACTCCCTGCCCATGTACAGTCTGGACAACAGTTTTTCCCTGGAAGAGGTCCGGGAGTTTGTTCAAAGAATCAAGAAGCAGATTCCGGACGCGGACCCGTATTTCTGGGCGGAGCCAAAGCTGGACGGACTTGCGGTGGAGATAATTTATGAAAACGGACTGTTTGTTGCCGCCAGTACCAGGGGGGACGGGTACGTTGGCGAGGATGTCACGGACAATATCAGGACCATCAGAAATCTGCCCCTGACCCTTTTTTATACCGAATTTTTTCCGGAATACCTGGAGGTGCGCGGCGAAGTGGTCATTCCCAGGCAGGAATTCACCCGTCTCAATGAGGACAAAGCCCGGAAGGGGGAAAAGGTCTTTGCCAACCCCAGAAACGCAGCAGCCGGGTCTGTGCGTCAACTTGACTCCAGGATTACAGCTTCCAGGCCTGTTTATTTTTTTTCCTACGGTACAGGTATAAGCAGGTTCAAGTCCGGGGCCGGCTGGCAGAGCCAGGAGGAAATAGCCCGGGGACTCAATGCACTGGGTCTGCCTGTGGTTCCGGGAGGGCGGATCTGCAGGGATCCGGCAGAAGTGGAAGAATGCTACAGAGAACAGCTGGACCGTCGCGAACAAAGCGACTTTGAAATAGACGGCCTGGTTATCAAGGTCAACGATATAGGCCTGCAGCAAAGACTGGGCTTTACCTCCAGGGCTCCCAGGTGGGCCATGGCCGTTAAGTTTCCGGCCCTGCAGGGCAGAACTAAGCTCAAGGATATCCAGGTGCAGGTGGGAAGAACCGGGGTGCTGACCCCGGTAGCCATACTCGAACCCCTCAACCTGGGCGGAGTTGTGGTTTCAAGGGCCAGCCTGCATAATGAAAACGAGATACGAGCCAAGGACCTCAAGGTCGGGGACACGGTCCTTGTTCAGCGCGCAGGCGACGTTATCCCGGAAGTAGTCCGCCCGGAGACCCGGGAAAGAGACGGTACCCAAAAAGAGTTTGTTTTCCCGGAAAAGTGTCCGGCATGCCAGAGCCCTGTTGCACGCATAGATGACGAAGCCGCCATTCGCTGCCTGAACATGTCCTGCCCGGCCAGGCTGGAGCAGCAGCTTATATATTTCGCGGGCAAACAGGGGCTGGATATTGAAGGCCTGGGCAGGCAATGGATAAAAGTCCTGGTAAAGAAGGGGCTTTTATGCAGTCCGGCGGATATTTTCCGGCTAAGCCTTGATGATCTCCTGCCCCTGGATAAAATGGGCAGGAAGCTGGCGCAAAACATGCTGGACTCCATCAGGCTTGCGGCTCAAAAAGCCACTTTGCCACGGCTGATTGCAGCCCTGGGCATCAGGCATGTGGGAGTGGAGACCGCCAAGAGACTGGCTGCTAATTACAAAGATCTGGATGAACTTGCTGCTGCTGAGAAGAACAGCCTGCAGATGATTGAAGATATAGGCCCGGAGGTGGCTTCATCCATCGCCGGATTTTTCGCTAACCCTCAAAACAGAAAGCTGCTGGAAGAGTTTAAGGAAATCGGCCTTTGGCCTGAGCATGCAGCCGCCGCCGGAGAGGATCTTCCCCTTAAAGGAAAAAAGCTTGTTTTCACCGGCGGCATGCACAATCTTTCCAGGGACAGGGCCAGAGAAATAGTGGAGAAGCTGGGAGGAAAGGTATCCGGTTCTGTTTCCGGCAACACAGACATGGTGATTGCCGGGGACAACCCCGGTTCAAAGCTGAGCAAGGCCCGCGAGCTGGGCCTGGATATCTTAAGCGAACAGGAGTTCCTGGACCTGATAGAAAACTGGTCCGCCAGCGCCTGA
- the dapB gene encoding 4-hydroxy-tetrahydrodipicolinate reductase, translated as MQTQVIVMGAKGRMGSTISKLAMEDSQLDLVGVVEREDNLDGLDSLSCKVDSDLSRILDSFPGAVVIDFTVPEASMETVEKCSSAGAAAVIGTTGFTAEQSQKLESLAASTRLFWAPNMSVGINVLIQILPELLKSLGEKYDLEIMEIHHKFKKDAPSGTAVKLAQILAETKGLDMDRHGVYARHGIIGERQKDEVGVQTLRGGDVVGEHTFYFLGPGERVEVTHRAHSRETFAQGALRAARWLVEQKPGKLYSMADIFA; from the coding sequence ATGCAGACACAGGTAATAGTCATGGGAGCCAAAGGCCGCATGGGAAGCACTATTTCTAAGCTGGCCATGGAGGATTCTCAGCTTGACCTGGTGGGAGTGGTTGAAAGAGAGGACAATCTGGACGGCCTGGACAGCTTGTCGTGCAAAGTGGACAGCGATCTTTCCAGGATACTGGATTCTTTTCCAGGTGCAGTAGTGATTGATTTTACTGTTCCAGAGGCAAGCATGGAAACCGTGGAAAAATGCTCCAGTGCTGGTGCCGCGGCTGTAATCGGCACCACCGGCTTTACTGCTGAGCAGTCACAAAAGCTTGAAAGCCTGGCCGCATCCACCAGGCTTTTCTGGGCTCCGAATATGAGCGTAGGCATTAATGTCCTCATTCAGATCCTTCCGGAACTGCTCAAGAGTCTGGGTGAGAAGTACGACCTGGAAATAATGGAGATTCACCACAAGTTCAAAAAGGATGCCCCTTCAGGTACTGCGGTCAAGCTGGCCCAGATCCTGGCTGAAACCAAAGGGCTGGATATGGACAGGCACGGCGTATACGCTCGTCACGGCATAATCGGAGAAAGACAGAAAGACGAAGTGGGAGTTCAAACCCTGCGCGGCGGGGATGTAGTGGGAGAGCATACTTTTTATTTTCTGGGACCCGGCGAAAGGGTGGAGGTGACTCACAGGGCCCATTCCAGGGAGACTTTCGCCCAGGGCGCTCTAAGGGCTGCAAGATGGCTTGTAGAGCAGAAACCCGGGAAGCTTTATTCAATGGCGGATATTTTTGCCTGA
- a CDS encoding DUF4390 domain-containing protein has protein sequence MIQSKYELMYRSLFKYILVFFVFTGMSFLHVYESRAQPLDFSSFLIDTQEDYLVAMFSIDIEEFEKIQKALHDGNKISMICTIKLKRHRTLFWNKNIQEKTIEVDMAKDLLSEEYMIKFPDKTYTLKKLQEDSFDALFENISIKLAPLEELMPQRDYKLHIGIRVISKDVPQWIKSTLFFLSWDVVPEVRYEKEFSF, from the coding sequence GTGATTCAATCAAAATATGAATTAATGTACAGATCACTTTTTAAATACATTTTGGTCTTTTTTGTGTTTACTGGAATGTCATTTTTGCATGTCTATGAATCCAGAGCACAACCGCTGGACTTTTCCAGCTTCTTGATCGATACTCAGGAAGACTATCTTGTGGCCATGTTTTCCATTGATATCGAGGAGTTTGAAAAGATTCAGAAGGCTTTGCACGATGGAAACAAGATAAGTATGATCTGTACTATCAAGTTGAAAAGGCACAGGACCCTTTTCTGGAATAAAAATATACAAGAGAAGACCATCGAGGTCGACATGGCAAAAGACCTCTTGTCAGAAGAGTACATGATCAAATTTCCAGACAAGACATATACTCTGAAAAAACTGCAGGAGGACAGCTTTGACGCTCTGTTTGAAAATATCAGCATAAAGCTCGCTCCGCTGGAAGAACTTATGCCCCAGAGAGATTACAAACTCCACATTGGAATAAGGGTTATTTCTAAGGACGTCCCCCAGTGGATAAAATCCACGCTGTTTTTTTTGTCATGGGATGTAGTTCCTGAAGTACGCTACGAGAAGGAGTTTTCATTTTAA
- a CDS encoding sensor histidine kinase has translation MNQNTIEVAGPDPREKRRRLREVYIALAAVGLMGLLTWIELHFFGVESYLFLAFFNVNLILLLLVLFLVVRNVFKLVIERRRKVLGSKLRTRLVMTFIALSIVPTVLMFFIAVRFVHTSVDYWFQEQVGQSMQQALEVGQVFYASVKQGLEVRSEIALDQIRSQQYLWGGPGMSNFLENKKEIEHDLSLMGIISPSLSEQNWFADEEWETYWPEIRQSVPWDELLESPEYWTGMWPSEESGDLVVGIMPVDEARTGFLVMGQTLEPGLLSRLDGIVQGIEEYRKLETIKNPMKTALYTILGVITLLIIFGSTWFGFKLSREISAPVQALAEGTERIARGDLSVRLQDQSDDELGLLVQSFNKMARDLEKSQNSLTRANMRLASQNQELESRGRYMHAVLDNITAGVISVDHEGRITTVNKAAEYILGIDSRKVLGQYPLDLVGGEYGSLIHEVLNQLHDLPESQWQRQLDLEVKGRIVKILVNAVILRGEQGDDYGIVAVFEDITELEKMQRLAAWREVARRIAHEIKNPLTPIKLSAQRLEKKFSSSVRDPSFEQSTQLIIRQVENLQQMVREFSTFAKLPEVRPRTDSLDSLVQEVVSMFEQSHRQIGWELTIASNIPQFSFDRDAMKRVLLNIFLNAAEAIDKTGDGKVSIDLDYDAQLNRVFVQVADNGPGLSSEERARLFEPYYSSKKEGTGLGLAIAKSIVSDHGGYVRVKSNQPRGTVFVVELPVRNPESVSIA, from the coding sequence GTGAATCAGAACACTATAGAAGTTGCCGGTCCTGATCCCAGGGAAAAACGCAGAAGGCTTAGGGAGGTTTATATTGCCCTGGCAGCAGTGGGACTAATGGGCCTTCTGACCTGGATAGAACTGCACTTTTTCGGAGTTGAATCCTACCTTTTCCTGGCCTTCTTCAATGTGAACCTTATTCTTCTACTCCTGGTACTTTTTCTGGTTGTCCGAAATGTTTTCAAGCTGGTCATTGAACGCAGGCGCAAGGTCCTGGGGTCCAAGCTCAGAACACGCTTGGTGATGACATTTATCGCCCTGTCCATTGTCCCCACTGTCCTGATGTTTTTCATTGCAGTACGCTTTGTCCACACATCGGTGGACTACTGGTTTCAGGAGCAGGTTGGCCAGTCCATGCAGCAGGCACTGGAAGTGGGTCAGGTGTTTTATGCCTCAGTCAAGCAGGGCCTGGAAGTACGTTCGGAAATCGCTCTGGATCAGATCCGTTCCCAGCAGTATCTGTGGGGTGGCCCGGGCATGAGCAATTTTCTGGAGAACAAAAAGGAAATTGAACATGATCTGAGTCTCATGGGGATTATCAGCCCCTCTCTAAGTGAACAGAACTGGTTTGCTGATGAGGAGTGGGAAACTTACTGGCCTGAAATCAGGCAGAGCGTTCCCTGGGATGAACTGCTTGAAAGCCCTGAATACTGGACGGGCATGTGGCCCAGTGAAGAATCTGGAGACCTGGTGGTGGGCATTATGCCTGTGGATGAGGCCAGGACGGGCTTTCTGGTTATGGGGCAGACCCTGGAGCCGGGCCTTTTGTCCAGGCTGGACGGTATTGTGCAGGGTATTGAAGAGTACCGCAAGCTGGAAACCATCAAGAACCCCATGAAGACCGCCCTGTATACCATACTGGGGGTCATCACCCTGCTGATCATTTTCGGCTCCACCTGGTTCGGTTTCAAGCTTTCCAGGGAAATATCCGCTCCAGTGCAGGCCCTGGCCGAGGGCACCGAAAGGATAGCCAGGGGAGATCTGAGTGTGCGTCTTCAGGATCAGTCCGATGACGAACTGGGGTTGCTGGTTCAATCCTTCAACAAGATGGCCAGGGACCTGGAAAAGAGTCAGAACAGCCTGACCCGGGCCAACATGCGCCTGGCCAGCCAGAATCAGGAGCTGGAATCCAGGGGCAGGTATATGCATGCAGTCCTGGATAACATTACCGCCGGAGTCATATCTGTAGATCATGAAGGCAGGATAACCACGGTAAACAAGGCGGCAGAATACATTCTGGGTATAGATAGCAGGAAAGTGCTGGGTCAGTACCCCTTAGATCTGGTGGGAGGAGAGTACGGCAGTCTGATTCACGAAGTCCTCAATCAGCTGCATGATCTTCCGGAATCCCAGTGGCAGAGACAGCTGGACCTGGAGGTTAAGGGGCGTATTGTCAAGATACTGGTAAATGCTGTGATCCTGAGAGGGGAGCAGGGGGACGATTACGGAATCGTGGCTGTATTTGAAGACATTACCGAGCTGGAAAAGATGCAGAGGCTGGCAGCCTGGAGAGAAGTGGCCAGGCGTATAGCCCACGAGATCAAGAACCCCCTTACCCCCATCAAGCTGTCGGCACAGAGGCTGGAGAAAAAGTTTTCTTCCAGTGTAAGGGATCCATCCTTCGAGCAGAGCACCCAGCTAATTATCAGGCAGGTGGAAAACCTGCAGCAGATGGTCAGAGAATTTTCCACCTTTGCCAAGCTGCCGGAGGTCAGGCCCAGGACTGACTCCCTGGACAGCCTGGTTCAGGAGGTGGTGTCCATGTTTGAACAGAGCCACAGGCAGATAGGCTGGGAGCTGACCATTGCCTCAAATATCCCCCAGTTCAGCTTTGACCGGGATGCCATGAAAAGGGTGCTCCTGAATATCTTTCTTAATGCGGCAGAGGCAATTGATAAAACTGGCGACGGTAAAGTGTCCATAGATCTGGATTATGATGCCCAGCTCAACAGGGTTTTCGTGCAGGTGGCGGACAATGGCCCGGGGCTTAGTTCCGAGGAAAGGGCCAGGCTTTTTGAGCCGTATTATTCCAGCAAAAAAGAGGGAACGGGTCTTGGACTGGCCATAGCCAAATCCATAGTTTCGGATCACGGGGGGTATGTCCGGGTCAAAAGCAATCAGCCACGGGGGACTGTCTTTGTTGTTGAACTGCCGGTGCGCAATCCCGAAAGCGTAAGCATAGCCTGA
- a CDS encoding diguanylate cyclase domain-containing protein — MASYTEENIMVLEPDRDRALEIAEDLNLWGLKPCIYASHFRALGRMEEKRFPLVLASMEYTGIDGLEFCRILRKRQQLGQLDFAYIILMGENQHRTRICASFDGADDFIIYPFLRCELKWRVLSGLSRYRHHEKLQTSSMYDPATLALNEKGLKKALYQEVNRMGRKKGFLSAAVLDFKNREWMEVSLGTGLCTQVKEEVFRFLKEKLRNYDQLVRTDQDRICIISGENDIDGITGMLKRISAFIAEMEVNEPGTRDFDFSLAGSFLSVSVHSTYADITACAEHVHDWIRSRDSFSDAVTGYSGTLDENGIHVDGEPVRMHPGSGAED; from the coding sequence TTGGCCAGCTATACAGAAGAAAACATAATGGTCCTGGAACCGGACCGGGATCGTGCCCTGGAAATTGCAGAAGATCTGAATTTGTGGGGGCTGAAGCCCTGTATTTATGCCAGTCATTTCCGGGCCCTGGGCAGAATGGAGGAGAAAAGGTTTCCCCTGGTTCTTGCTTCCATGGAGTATACCGGAATCGACGGCCTGGAATTCTGCCGCATATTGAGAAAGCGCCAGCAACTGGGGCAACTGGACTTTGCATACATAATCCTCATGGGTGAAAACCAGCATCGTACCAGGATATGTGCAAGCTTTGACGGGGCGGATGACTTTATCATCTATCCTTTTTTAAGGTGTGAACTGAAATGGAGGGTCCTGTCAGGACTTTCCAGGTACCGGCATCATGAAAAGTTACAGACATCATCCATGTATGACCCGGCTACCCTGGCACTTAACGAAAAGGGCCTGAAAAAGGCATTGTACCAGGAAGTAAACCGCATGGGGCGCAAAAAAGGATTTCTGTCCGCCGCGGTTCTTGATTTCAAAAACAGGGAGTGGATGGAAGTGAGCCTGGGGACCGGCCTTTGCACACAGGTAAAAGAGGAAGTCTTCAGGTTTTTAAAGGAAAAGCTGCGCAACTATGATCAGCTGGTCAGGACAGACCAGGACCGCATATGTATTATATCAGGGGAAAACGATATAGACGGGATCACCGGTATGTTAAAAAGAATTTCCGCTTTCATTGCTGAAATGGAAGTGAATGAACCCGGCACCAGGGATTTTGATTTTTCTCTTGCAGGATCCTTCTTAAGTGTTTCTGTGCACAGCACTTATGCCGACATTACTGCCTGCGCAGAACACGTCCATGACTGGATCAGATCCCGGGACAGTTTTTCAGACGCAGTGACCGGGTATTCCGGGACCCTGGATGAAAACGGCATACATGTAGATGGAGAACCGGTTCGCATGCATCCCGGGTCAGGCGCAGAGGATTAA
- the rsmD gene encoding 16S rRNA (guanine(966)-N(2))-methyltransferase RsmD, giving the protein MRIISGTLKGRVLKTGSGPGYRPATGKVREAIFSMLQGQIEDWSRVQVLDLFAGSGAVGLEALSRGACTAVFVENDARAVKILQENLQRLQIPVNRAKLIKKDAESFLARKAEHGFELVFVDPPYGRNLLNQVLPGIISQGWLLPRGVLCAEVESRLQVTPETYPGLDLIKDKHYGQTRILMWQKTS; this is encoded by the coding sequence ATGCGCATCATTTCTGGAACCTTGAAGGGAAGAGTTTTGAAGACCGGGTCCGGTCCGGGCTACCGGCCAGCTACCGGCAAGGTACGCGAAGCGATTTTCTCCATGCTCCAGGGACAGATTGAAGACTGGTCCCGGGTACAGGTGCTCGATCTTTTCGCCGGCAGTGGAGCCGTGGGCTTAGAAGCCCTGAGCAGGGGAGCATGCACGGCGGTGTTTGTGGAGAATGACGCCCGGGCCGTTAAGATACTGCAGGAAAACCTGCAGAGACTTCAAATCCCAGTAAACCGGGCTAAACTGATAAAAAAAGACGCAGAGTCTTTTCTTGCCCGCAAGGCAGAGCATGGATTTGAACTGGTGTTTGTGGATCCTCCCTACGGAAGGAATCTCTTAAACCAGGTGCTCCCTGGAATTATCAGCCAGGGCTGGCTTTTGCCCCGGGGGGTCCTTTGCGCAGAAGTCGAATCCAGACTCCAGGTAACCCCGGAAACTTATCCGGGGCTGGACCTTATAAAAGACAAGCACTATGGGCAGACAAGGATATTGATGTGGCAAAAGACAAGTTGA
- the coaD gene encoding pantetheine-phosphate adenylyltransferase, whose protein sequence is MDVAKDKLTAVYPGTFDPLTNGHVSLVKRGLDIFDEIVVAVALHSPKNPLFSLQERVDMVQKAFEPFPGVVGEPFEGLLIDYVRRKNAKAILRGMRAVADFEYEFQMALMNRRLDRGIQTIFLMTDYKWLYISSTLIKDVARLGGDITGLVPENVRLELLKKCRNNS, encoded by the coding sequence ATTGATGTGGCAAAAGACAAGTTGACAGCGGTTTATCCCGGCACATTCGACCCCCTCACCAACGGTCATGTGAGCTTAGTCAAAAGAGGGCTGGACATATTCGATGAAATAGTGGTGGCGGTTGCACTGCACTCTCCCAAGAATCCACTCTTTTCTCTGCAGGAGCGGGTGGACATGGTCCAGAAAGCCTTTGAACCTTTTCCAGGGGTCGTAGGTGAGCCTTTTGAGGGGCTTTTAATAGACTATGTGCGCAGAAAAAATGCAAAGGCTATTTTGCGGGGGATGCGTGCAGTGGCCGATTTTGAATACGAATTCCAGATGGCTCTCATGAACAGGCGTCTGGACCGCGGTATCCAGACTATTTTTCTCATGACTGACTACAAATGGCTTTATATCAGCTCAACCCTTATCAAGGACGTGGCCAGGCTTGGAGGAGACATTACCGGCCTGGTTCCCGAAAATGTCCGGCTGGAACTGCTCAAAAAGTGCCGCAACAACAGTTGA
- the miaA gene encoding tRNA (adenosine(37)-N6)-dimethylallyltransferase MiaA, translating into MSKDNADRLPRIICILGPTGSGKNRLALELSGFFPVQIINFDSRQVYQGLPIITAQPGKHELEVCAHHLYGFLSPDKSISAGRFVQMARECIQGVRRESGIPVLVGGTGLYLRSLIHGLAEIPPVGDDVRRALQLRCMHEGPEILHRELQEIDPEYAARISCRDRQRITRALEVYQDTGFNMTAWHRSQPSGPFFRVLKLGVYTQWEYLEQGLHRRIQDMLRAGAVEEVQEVCRVYGFNRDLPAMTGIGCREVMDFLAGDTDMKSCIQRWFKNTRDYAKRQMTWFRKESDVHWIQAGDFSEARGMVEKFVERS; encoded by the coding sequence ATGAGCAAAGATAATGCAGACAGGCTTCCACGGATCATTTGCATTCTTGGCCCTACAGGAAGCGGAAAAAACAGGCTGGCCCTGGAGCTGTCAGGTTTTTTTCCAGTACAGATAATAAACTTCGATTCCAGACAGGTTTACCAGGGGCTTCCCATTATTACGGCTCAACCGGGTAAACACGAACTCGAGGTATGTGCGCATCACCTTTACGGTTTTCTCTCGCCGGACAAGAGCATAAGCGCAGGACGTTTTGTACAGATGGCCAGGGAATGCATCCAGGGGGTCCGTCGGGAATCCGGCATCCCAGTACTTGTGGGAGGTACCGGGTTGTATCTCAGGTCACTGATACATGGACTGGCCGAAATACCTCCCGTGGGAGATGACGTCCGAAGGGCTTTACAGCTGCGCTGCATGCATGAGGGACCGGAAATTCTGCACCGTGAGCTTCAGGAAATTGACCCTGAGTATGCCGCCAGGATCAGTTGCAGGGACAGACAAAGGATTACCAGGGCGCTGGAAGTTTACCAGGACACCGGATTCAATATGACCGCCTGGCATAGAAGCCAGCCCAGCGGTCCTTTTTTCCGGGTGCTGAAACTTGGGGTTTATACACAATGGGAATATTTGGAACAGGGATTGCATAGAAGAATACAGGATATGCTCAGGGCCGGGGCTGTGGAAGAAGTGCAGGAAGTATGCAGAGTGTACGGTTTCAACCGGGACCTGCCGGCCATGACAGGGATCGGATGCAGGGAGGTGATGGACTTTCTTGCAGGAGATACGGATATGAAGAGCTGCATTCAGAGATGGTTCAAGAATACCAGGGACTATGCTAAAAGGCAGATGACCTGGTTCAGGAAGGAATCCGACGTACACTGGATCCAGGCGGGTGATTTTTCCGAAGCCAGGGGCATGGTTGAAAAATTTGTTGAGAGAAGTTGA
- a CDS encoding CDP-alcohol phosphatidyltransferase family protein has product MKTHNKIRCSLQEHKTDIGCNSSWTVPNALTLARFAMVPVFLGAFIHEAYLLSLAVFILAGITDALDGFLARTLEQRSRLGAVIDPVADKLLVLTAFLCLGHVGWIPWWLIVVVVLREILIVSGFAFFRFTGMDVRGKIAATLDSKLNTLGQIMLVLSVMSSIVFEAAALDPVSGILIYAVGGLTLISGLHYLLLGLGLVFFSGNDEKNTDM; this is encoded by the coding sequence ATGAAAACACACAATAAGATCAGGTGTAGTTTACAGGAGCATAAAACAGATATCGGCTGCAATTCTTCCTGGACGGTTCCCAACGCCCTGACACTGGCAAGGTTCGCAATGGTGCCCGTATTTCTGGGCGCCTTTATCCATGAAGCTTATCTTCTGTCCCTGGCAGTATTCATCCTGGCCGGAATAACCGATGCTCTGGACGGTTTTCTGGCGCGTACCCTGGAGCAGCGCTCAAGGCTGGGGGCTGTGATTGATCCAGTTGCGGACAAGCTTCTGGTGTTGACCGCGTTTCTGTGTCTGGGTCATGTAGGATGGATTCCCTGGTGGCTGATAGTGGTGGTTGTCCTGCGGGAAATCTTGATTGTATCCGGTTTTGCATTTTTTCGATTTACCGGAATGGATGTACGGGGAAAGATCGCCGCCACCCTGGACAGCAAGCTTAATACCCTGGGGCAGATCATGCTGGTGCTTTCGGTCATGTCCTCCATTGTATTTGAGGCGGCTGCCCTTGATCCTGTGTCGGGTATACTGATTTATGCTGTGGGCGGATTGACCCTGATTTCAGGTCTTCACTACCTGCTTCTGGGGCTCGGCCTGGTGTTTTTTTCTGGAAATGATGAGAAAAACACGGATATGTAA
- a CDS encoding twin-arginine translocase TatA/TatE family subunit: MFGIGMTELIIILVIVLVIFGANKLPEIGAGMGKAIKNFKKATTEPEEIDVTPSEEKDKEQKKDKEGQEKEEEQKKE, encoded by the coding sequence ATGTTTGGAATCGGCATGACAGAACTGATAATTATTCTGGTCATTGTCCTGGTCATATTCGGAGCCAACAAGCTGCCGGAAATAGGGGCCGGAATGGGCAAGGCCATCAAGAATTTCAAGAAAGCAACAACAGAGCCTGAAGAAATAGATGTTACCCCTTCCGAGGAGAAGGACAAAGAACAGAAAAAGGATAAAGAAGGCCAGGAAAAGGAAGAAGAGCAGAAAAAAGAGTAA